The stretch of DNA GACACGCAACAGCAGTTCGCGGAATAAAATGGTCTCTCGGCGCTGGCGGCGCCGGCGCACCTGATTCCACAGTTTGGGTAGGATCAGCAGACCTCCATTGGCCCACCTTCGCCGTTGCACCACCAAGGAACCGAAATCCGGCGGAGTGGCGCTGTAACTCAACCGTTCGGGATAGTTTGAAAGAGTCCAGCCGTGTGTGCCCAAGTCCACGCTGGACTCCGTGTCCTCAATCACGGTCCGGTCTTGGATATAGGTACGGATTTCAAACCCGCCAACGGTTTCAACTTCAACAATGTCTTCCAAGGAAACCTTGCGAATCACTGCGTTGGCACCCACCCAGAAGGTTGCCCCGTAATAGGTCATACCCTGGTGGAGGATGTGCTGGATGTCCGTGCTTGCACCGGCGATCCGTTCGATGCGAGTGGGTGCACCCCGGAACGATGAATAGGNGGTTTGAGCCACGGCCACACGCTCATTACCCGCCGATTCCAGGAAGTAGACCAAGCGTAGGCAGTAGTCGCGCAGCAGCAATGAGTCAGCATCGAGAGTCAGCAAGTAGGTGGTGTCCGGGGTGTCCAGATCGTCCGGCACTCCGGCGTCGTCCTCCGCACGGCGGCGAAGCACCACGCTACCGTCGGTGACCTCGCGATGCCAACGCCCGCCCATCAAGGAGATATAGGCGTTGAGGTTCATGGCCTTGTTGGCTTCATGGGAGAGGCTCGCATAGGCCTTGCGTTCAAAGTATTCGGTCTTGACATTGAAGATCCAGGTCAAGCGCAGGTATAGCTCCTCCACGCGGGCACGGTCCGGAGCCGTGGACTGGGCCCGGGCCGCGCGCAGGGCCAGCAAGACCAGCCGCAGTTCACGGGCAAGGCCCATAAGTACCAGGTCAACAANAAATTCGTCCACATGGTCTTCCACCGTTTCCGCCTCGGCCATTTGTTCTAGCCAAGTGGCCGCAAAATCATATTCGGCGATAACAGCATCCACTTCAGCACCCGGCACTGGCCCGGTGCTGGCCTCCCTTCCGCGGAAGGAAGTCAGTGCAGCATTTACCCGAGCTGCAGGAACAGATAGTGCGTGGGAAATTTCTGCTGCCAGGGCGCGGGTGGCATTGAGCTTTTCAGCCGCCACAGGGTCCTTGGGGTTGGGTGGGTCATCGAGAAGGAGCACGACTTTCAGATCTGGGAACTCCTGAAGAGCTGCGGACCATAGAGTGGCCCGCACTACCGGCACTTCCTCTGCGTAGGAGGGAACCAGCACAGTGATGGCGTCGTTGTACGCGGCAAAGTGACGGTCCAATTCGCCCCGGGGAACACGTTTGTGATCGCGGAAACGGTACAGGGCACCTTGGCGGGCCATAAGATACATGAGGGCCGAAAAGGTCAGGAAAGTGACCACCAGTACATACGAGACGGCTTCTACTTGGAACCGGAATCCTGCATTGGGGTTATCCGCAAGCTGCCTGACCACGGTGGTGACCAGGTAGAGCAACCAAGCGGAAATGGTGACAACGATGGCCAGCCGTCCCAAGGTGATCTTGCGTGCAGAAGGGCTCGGGTGCACGATCGAGAGCGGTTCAGAGCGTTTCTCAGATCCCCACTGGCGGCGCGGACCTGTCTTCGATGCAGGAACACGGACACCCTTGGATTCAGGAACTCCCGGTAGAGCCATTTTGTTTTCTGCTGCCGCGACAACCACCTCGGACATCAAATCCCCAGTACCAGCTAAAGGTGCGCCCGAAAACGCACAATGAAAACGACGCCTATTAACGATTGAGACCAACCACCGGACGCCGCTCAGTATGCTTAGGATAATACAATCTGGCCGCCCGCGGCGGCGGGTCTCTTTTGCATCAACAGATTGATTGGGGTACACGTGTCTCAGCGCTTTCCTGGACAAAAGCTTTCCTTGTTCCGCCTCACGGCTTTAGTAGCTGTTGCGGCCTTGTTGGCAGCAGGGGCCTACATTGGCTGGGGTCGTTACAATGATGCGATAGCGGCATCGGGTGAGCCCGCCATNTTTACCGGCTATGTAGACGTTACCGCCACNCCCACCTACAGCTTTGAAACGCCCATCTCGGATGCTGCCAAATCCGTGGTGTTGTCNTTTATTGTGGCTGCCAAGGATAAACCGTGTGAGCCAAGCTGGGGCACTTTCTACTCCATGGGCCAAGCCAGTCAGGAACTGGACGTGGATAGGCGTATTGCCCGGCTGATCCAGCAAGGCGGTTCGGTTTCAGTGTC from Arthrobacter polaris encodes:
- a CDS encoding glycosyltransferase family 2 protein, whose amino-acid sequence is MSEVVVAAAENKMALPGVPESKGVRVPASKTGPRRQWGSEKRSEPLSIVHPSPSARKITLGRLAIVVTISAWLLYLVTTVVRQLADNPNAGFRFQVEAVSYVLVVTFLTFSALMYLMARQGALYRFRDHKRVPRGELDRHFAAYNDAITVLVPSYAEEVPVVRATLWSAALQEFPDLKVVLLLDDPPNPKDPVAAEKLNATRALAAEISHALSVPAARVNAALTSFRGREASTGPVPGAEVDAVIAEYDFAATWLEQMAEAETVEDHVDEFXVDLVLMGLARELRLVLLALRAARAQSTAPDRARVEELYLRLTWIFNVKTEYFERKAYASLSHEANKAMNLNAYISLMGGRWHREVTDGSVVLRRRAEDDAGVPDDLDTPDTTYLLTLDADSLLLRDYCLRLVYFLESAGNERVAVAQTXYSSFRGAPTRIERIAGASTDIQHILHQGMTYYGATFWVGANAVIRKVSLEDIVEVETVGGFEIRTYIQDRTVIEDTESSVDLGTHGWTLSNYPERLSYSATPPDFGSLVVQRRRWANGGLLILPKLWNQVRRRRQRRETILFRELLLRVNYMSSIAWASFGLLFLLAYPYDSRLLSPLVLVAALPYXLAMGSDLRDCGHRFSDIFRIYGFNLVLLPVNLAGVLKSLQQAFTGEKIPFVRTPKVKDRTAAPGLYVLVPYLIVFFSVFTLWRDATVGNWGNVAFAALNAILAAFAIRAYIGVGNSVVDLSLGALSWVYVKPRVPQSAAPVIVPKTAEEVDWQALLYHGDRRLNRDLRGGTDRRRRVSQR